The Paenibacillus polymyxa M1 DNA segment GCGCATGCTGCTGGAGCTTGGCGTGAATCAGCTTCCGCTCCTGGGACGGCATTGGCTCCAGTACCACTTCCTTGCCATAGCGAACAGCTTGGTTCGCTAATCGTTCCGCCAAATCCTCCAGCGTTTTCCGCCGACGTGCACGAAATTGCTCGGCATCCAGCACAATTCGGATAAATTTATCAGAATGACGGTTAGCAACAATATTCGTCAGGTACTGCAAGGCATCTAATGTCTGTCCTCTGCGGCCAATTAGCATACCGAGCGATGGACCGGAGATATCCAGAGTACTTTCATCCTTGCGATGACGGACATCGACTTCGACGTCCAGTCCCATGCCTGCAGCAGTTTCACGGATGAAACGCACCGCCTCTTCATAAGGATCTATATGTCCCCTGGATGCTTCCATGTTCCTCTGCGCTTCCTGCGCAACAGACCCAGCTTGTGATACAGCCTGTCCCACGTCAGAAGGTGCTTGAGCCGATACATGAGGTTCAGCCGTGTGTGTGGTTTCAGGAGACGGCTCAGAAAGCAGCGTAAGCTCCACCTTCGCCTTTTTGACCCCTAGCCACCCCAGGAATCCTTTTGACGGCTG contains these protein-coding regions:
- the jag gene encoding RNA-binding cell elongation regulator Jag/EloR, with product MTKVVTSGKTVEDAVRQGLSQLGVSRERVTVNVLEQPSKGFLGWLGVKKAKVELTLLSEPSPETTHTAEPHVSAQAPSDVGQAVSQAGSVAQEAQRNMEASRGHIDPYEEAVRFIRETAAGMGLDVEVDVRHRKDESTLDISGPSLGMLIGRRGQTLDALQYLTNIVANRHSDKFIRIVLDAEQFRARRRKTLEDLAERLANQAVRYGKEVVLEPMPSQERKLIHAKLQQHALVRTYSKGDEPNRRVVIAKK